One Drechmeria coniospora strain ARSEF 6962 chromosome 01, whole genome shotgun sequence genomic region harbors:
- a CDS encoding siderochrome-iron transporter MirB: MASNSLGPLPQLVSDQNPQFIGGLKNDSICHSQQNADGDAEKNGNLSDADSVKSHVQDGVKRVEAITQVWSPTELVVMFVLLYLVLFVDGLLQSVQGNLIAYITSEFSSHGLLSTTSIVATILGGVCNLTIAKVIDIWGRVEGFLVMLLLLVVGIIMKATCVNVQMYAAAHTLYWVGHIGLTYVVQIMTADMTTLRNRLILFGLQQTPIICTTFAGPKIAELFYTQANFRWAFGCFLIILVAICVPVAVIFLLSKRRAVRAGLYPTRNSGRTLWASTKHYVVEFDAANPACDLSVVGMFLTIFGWSLLLLPFSIVVYAPDGWRTGYIIAMIVLGVVLLVAFALWEKFLAPVSYFPWKYLKDRTILGACLLYGLMFASIFCWDAYYLSYLQVVHFQDITISGYILNTFSLTSSFIAPFVGLIVRYTGDYKWLSIAGVPFAVLGTCLLIRFRTPSSPVGVLIMCQIFNGLATGIWGMTAQLGIMASVGHQQIAVAIALFGLFGAIGAAMGFAIAGGIWNNVLPAKLLEFLPDDAKANATIIFGDITAQLAYPAGSPERNAIIDAYADVQRKMVIAGSAILPLCLACLLMWRNINIKKLEQIKGKQTKGTVF; the protein is encoded by the exons ATGGCCTCCAACAGCCTCGGCCCGCTGCCGCAGCTGGTCTCCGACCAGAACCCGCAGTTCATCGGCGGCCTCAAGAACGACAGCATCTGCCACAGCCAGCAGAatgccgacggtgacgccgaAAAGAACGGGAACCTGTCCGACGCCGATTCCGTGAAATCGCACGTCCAGGATGGCGTCAAGcgcgtcgaggccatcacCCAGGTCTGGTCGCCcaccgagctcgtcgtcatgtTTGTCCT CCTCtacctcgtcctcttcgtcgacggccttctGCAGAGTGTTCAGGGCAACCTCATCGCCTACATCACCTCCGAGTTCTCGAGTCACGGCCTGCTATCCACCaccagcatcgtcgccaccatACTCGGCGGCGTCTGCAACCTCACAATCGCAAAGGTCATCGACATCTGGGGCCGTGTCGAGGGCTTCCTCGtcatgctcctcctcctcgtcgtcggcatcatcatgAAGGCCACCTGCGTCAACGTTCAGAtgtacgccgccgcccacacGCTCTACTGGGTCGGCCACATCGGCCTCACCTATGTCGTCCAGATCATGACGGCCGACATGACCACCCTGCGGAACCGCCTCATCCTCTTCGGCTTGCAGCAGACGCCCATCATCTGCACCACCTTTGCCGGCCCCAAGATTGCCGAGCTCTTCTACACCCAGGCCAACTTTCGCTGGGCCTTTGGCTGCTTCCTCATCATTCTCGTCGCCATTTGcgtccccgtcgccgtcatcttccTTCTCAGCAAGCGGAGGGCCGTGCGAGCCGGACTCTACCCGACTCGCAACAGCGGACGCACCCTCTGGGCTTCGACAAAGCACTACGTCGTCGAGTTTGACG CCGCTAATCCCGCGTGTGACCTTTCAGTCGTCGGCATGTTTCTCACCATTTTCGGCTGGTCTCTGCTCCTCTTACCCTTCAGCATCGTCGTTTACGCTCCTGACGGCTGGCGGACCGGCTACATTATCGCCAtgatcgtcctcggcgtcgtcctgctcgtcgcATTCGCCCTCTGGGAGAAGTTCTTAGCCCCCGTCTCTTACTTCCCTTGGAAGTACCTCAAGGACCGCACCATCCTCGGGGCTTGCCTCCTTTACGGCCTCATGTTTGCGTCCATCTT CTGCTGGGACGCATATTATCTCTCGTATCTCCAGGTCGTGCATTTCCAGGACATCACCATCTCAGGCTATATCCTCAACACCTTTTCCCTTACCTCGTCGTTCATCGCCCCCTTTGTCGGCCT CATCGTCCGTTATACGGGTGACTACAAATGGCTGTccatcgccggcgtcccattcgccgtcctcggcacctGCCTGCTTATCCGCTTCCGTACCCCGAGCTCTCCAGTTGGCGTCCTCATCATGTGCCAGATCTTCAACGGCCTCGCCACTGGCATCTGGGGAATGACGGCTCAGCTCGGCATCATGGCCTCGGTCGGCCATCAGCAGATCGCggtcgccatcgccctctTCGGCCTCTTCGgtgccatcggcgccgccatggGCTTCGCCATCGCTGGCGGCATCTGGAACAATGTGCTGCCCGCGAAGCTGCTCGAGTTtctccccgacgacgccaaggccAACGCTACTATCATCTTCGGCGACATCACCGCCCAGTTGGCCTACCCTGCTGGAAGCCCCGAGCGTAACGCCATAATCGACGCCTACGCCGACGTGCAGAGGAAGATGGTCATCGCTGGCTCGGCCATTTTGCCCTTGTGCTTGGCGTGCTTGCTGATGTGGCGGAACATCAACATCAAGAAGCTGGAGCAGATCAAGGGCAAGCAGACCAAGGGAACTGTATTTTAA